In Flavobacterium cerinum, one genomic interval encodes:
- a CDS encoding rhodanese-like domain-containing protein has translation MKLNIFKLLFCVLFFSACQSQVKEGTQLVDSNGFEKTITENKGQLIDVRTPKEFQSGHLKGAKNLHIYEKNFSEEVDKLDKTKPVYVYCKAGGRSAEAVEILQQKGFKKIVELDGGIDAWNDNKKPVEK, from the coding sequence ATGAAACTGAACATTTTTAAATTGTTATTTTGTGTATTGTTTTTTTCTGCATGTCAGTCACAGGTTAAAGAAGGCACACAATTGGTAGATTCGAACGGATTTGAAAAGACAATAACGGAAAATAAAGGACAACTAATTGATGTTCGTACACCGAAAGAATTCCAGTCCGGACACTTGAAAGGTGCAAAAAACCTACATATCTACGAAAAAAACTTTAGTGAAGAAGTAGACAAACTGGATAAAACAAAACCGGTATATGTTTATTGCAAAGCCGGCGGAAGAAGTGCCGAAGCGGTTGAAATTTTACAGCAAAAAGGATTTAAAAAAATTGTAGAACTGGATGGCGGTATCGATGCCTGGAATGACAATAAAAAACCGGTTGAAAAATAA